A genomic stretch from Porphyromonadaceae bacterium W3.11 includes:
- a CDS encoding fimbrillin family protein yields the protein MKRIYKISALLMASMMLMSACSKKNNEIDAPVPGVLRVSSSNIEGLRTQGNAWEVGDAIGLFTYTSGEELSESSLYDNYSNIKFITKVGNGVFTHESNPIVLPKVNSVDVVAYYPYSADVKDFKYSFNNSDQSNHAKIDLLYANDAKELSSSKYNAEMTFKHQLTAIQVELNTNGVEVVNPVLTLKDVLVDGTMSIIDGSITTGATMDSPSITLTEKSAEGKMLGSMILPPQKYEGKMLTLKVDEKVFEAKIPTFTSLSGYRYVLTINYVKADGKVQLRVSGANISDWNEGETLPGVDVNDGEITVEVTQVTVTPETSTMKVGESMTLAYNVLPETATDKSVTWASSNDAVATVENAVVKAIAAGSATITASSKNGKKGTCVVTVKADNPDKSIPDVPGENL from the coding sequence ATGAAAAGAATATATAAGATATCAGCACTGTTAATGGCATCTATGATGCTCATGTCAGCTTGCTCAAAAAAGAATAATGAGATAGACGCACCAGTGCCTGGCGTGTTAAGAGTCTCTTCATCAAATATCGAGGGCCTTCGTACTCAAGGAAATGCTTGGGAAGTAGGTGATGCTATCGGACTATTTACCTATACCTCTGGTGAGGAACTTTCAGAGAGTAGCCTTTACGATAATTATAGTAACATAAAGTTTATCACGAAAGTTGGAAATGGGGTCTTTACGCATGAGTCCAATCCGATCGTGCTACCCAAGGTTAACTCGGTAGATGTTGTTGCTTATTACCCATATAGTGCCGATGTTAAGGACTTCAAATACAGCTTTAATAATAGTGATCAGAGCAATCATGCTAAGATTGACCTGCTCTATGCTAATGATGCGAAAGAACTTAGCTCTAGCAAGTATAATGCGGAGATGACATTCAAGCATCAGCTGACAGCAATCCAAGTGGAGCTTAACACTAATGGTGTCGAAGTCGTGAACCCTGTACTAACACTAAAAGATGTGCTAGTGGATGGAACAATGTCTATTATAGACGGAAGTATAACTACAGGTGCTACTATGGACAGCCCGTCTATTACTCTAACTGAGAAAAGTGCTGAGGGGAAAATGTTAGGCAGTATGATTTTGCCACCTCAGAAGTACGAAGGTAAGATGTTGACCCTAAAAGTGGATGAAAAAGTGTTTGAGGCTAAAATTCCTACTTTTACTTCATTAAGTGGCTATCGTTATGTGTTAACTATCAATTATGTAAAAGCCGATGGCAAGGTACAGCTTCGAGTCTCAGGAGCGAATATCTCAGATTGGAATGAGGGAGAAACTCTTCCTGGCGTCGATGTCAATGATGGTGAGATCACGGTAGAGGTAACCCAAGTAACTGTTACACCCGAAACTTCGACAATGAAAGTGGGGGAGTCTATGACGCTTGCTTATAATGTGTTGCCAGAGACTGCAACTGACAAAAGCGTAACATGGGCAAGCTCTAACGATGCTGTAGCTACAGTAGAGAATGCTGTTGTTAAGGCCATCGCTGCTGGATCTGCAACTATTACAGCTTCCTCCAAAAATGGAAAGAAGGGGACTTGTGTTGTAACAGTGAAAGCAGATAATCCTGATAAGTCTATCCCAGATGTGCCAGGTGAGAATCTATAA
- a CDS encoding C10 family peptidase, whose product MVVEPLLGDIAWDQMPHYNALAPNPQVPIGCVATATSQIMRYWEYPEKAIGNYSYRSKIFGVISFDFNHTFDWEHMPKETLTEPNEDIAILCYGVAVSINMNFDYAYNGGSGAIHGDVPPALYRHYGYPKTVQNVRRSDFDDATWTQMLKKELDNRRPVQYGGTGSGGGHSFVLDGYDSTDLFHVNWGWAGQSNGWFKLNALDPDDLGTGGGSGGFNKNQDMIINFAPPARIDGDHNDLIQDDEETDHAILDNGVSYDEVYVPNVLDFYIRYTKFGTLATTSRGSGYSAYLDKAIDVVAGQNLDFTIEYVQNADKVFPKIAIFIDLNDDGKFDADSEMMYDTPIGEYSELQSGSYSIKSDVKKGLHRMRVINYNAHLKDPNTKVLINGEVEDYYVNVK is encoded by the coding sequence GTGGTAGTAGAGCCATTGTTAGGAGATATTGCGTGGGATCAGATGCCACATTATAATGCTCTTGCTCCTAATCCCCAAGTACCTATAGGTTGTGTCGCAACAGCGACATCCCAAATCATGAGATATTGGGAGTATCCAGAAAAAGCTATAGGAAATTATTCATATCGATCTAAGATCTTTGGAGTGATATCCTTTGATTTTAATCATACATTCGATTGGGAACATATGCCTAAGGAGACCTTGACCGAACCAAATGAGGATATCGCTATTCTTTGTTATGGTGTGGCAGTTTCAATTAATATGAATTTTGATTATGCTTACAATGGCGGTAGTGGTGCTATTCATGGTGATGTACCTCCTGCTCTATATCGTCATTATGGTTATCCTAAGACTGTCCAAAACGTTCGTAGAAGTGATTTCGATGATGCTACATGGACTCAGATGCTTAAGAAAGAGTTAGATAATCGCCGTCCTGTACAATATGGTGGTACTGGTTCCGGAGGAGGTCACTCTTTCGTTCTTGACGGTTATGACTCTACAGACCTATTCCACGTAAATTGGGGTTGGGCTGGACAGTCTAATGGTTGGTTTAAGTTGAATGCATTAGATCCAGATGATCTTGGTACTGGTGGTGGATCAGGTGGGTTCAATAAAAATCAGGATATGATTATCAATTTTGCTCCACCTGCTCGCATTGATGGTGACCATAATGATTTAATTCAAGATGACGAAGAGACGGACCATGCTATACTAGATAATGGTGTTAGCTATGATGAGGTTTATGTCCCTAACGTGCTAGATTTCTATATCCGTTATACTAAGTTCGGTACCTTAGCAACCACCTCAAGAGGTTCTGGATATTCGGCATATTTGGATAAGGCTATTGACGTAGTCGCTGGACAAAACCTAGACTTTACTATCGAATATGTGCAGAATGCTGATAAGGTATTCCCAAAGATTGCGATTTTTATTGACCTCAATGACGATGGTAAGTTCGATGCAGACTCTGAGATGATGTACGACACACCAATTGGTGAATATAGTGAGTTACAGAGTGGTAGCTATTCAATTAAATCAGATGTTAAGAAAGGTCTACACCGCATGAGAGTCATTAATTATAATGCACACCTTAAAGACCCTAATACCAAAGTATTAATCAATGGTGAAGTTGAGGATTATTACGTTAATGTCAAGTAA
- a CDS encoding IS982 family transposase, translating to MFTNIVEVFCILDDFSKKFDQVMKAHSMETGQTKRRRNRKFKLSDSEVMTILIMFHHSHYRDLKSFYLKYICTQCHSLFPETVSYNRFVELQQKVAYKLIAFLNMCCLGECTGISFIDSTPLRACHIKRERSHKTMKGWGAKGKCTMGWFYGFKLHIVINDKGEIIKYQITPGNVDDRAPLKDDAFTKKLFGKLIGDRGYISQSLFDKLFIDDIHIITKIKKNMKNSLMSLYDKILLRKRAIIETVNDLLKNVCQIEHTRHRSVNNFVVNLICGLIAYNLMPKKPELNLEIIKKTNEIAIA from the coding sequence ATGTTCACAAATATAGTTGAAGTTTTTTGTATTCTAGATGATTTCTCCAAAAAGTTTGATCAGGTGATGAAGGCTCATTCTATGGAAACTGGTCAGACAAAGAGAAGAAGAAATAGGAAGTTTAAGCTTTCTGACAGTGAGGTGATGACCATTCTCATAATGTTTCACCACTCTCATTACCGTGATTTGAAGTCTTTCTATCTGAAGTACATTTGCACACAGTGTCACTCTCTTTTTCCCGAAACGGTCTCCTATAATCGCTTCGTGGAGTTGCAACAAAAGGTAGCCTATAAACTGATTGCTTTTCTCAATATGTGCTGTTTGGGGGAGTGTACAGGCATCTCCTTCATTGACTCTACACCGTTAAGGGCTTGTCATATTAAGCGAGAAAGGAGTCACAAAACAATGAAGGGGTGGGGTGCAAAAGGAAAGTGTACAATGGGATGGTTTTATGGCTTTAAGCTACATATAGTCATCAATGACAAGGGAGAGATTATCAAATATCAAATCACTCCTGGTAATGTTGATGATAGGGCTCCACTCAAGGACGATGCCTTCACAAAGAAGCTTTTTGGGAAATTAATAGGAGATAGAGGATACATCTCTCAATCTCTATTTGACAAACTCTTCATTGATGATATACACATAATTACAAAAATCAAGAAGAATATGAAGAATTCACTTATGTCCCTTTACGATAAAATTCTTTTGCGAAAGAGAGCTATTATCGAAACCGTGAATGACTTACTAAAGAACGTCTGTCAAATTGAACATACAAGACATAGAAGTGTGAATAACTTTGTCGTTAATCTCATCTGTGGTTTAATTGCATACAACCTAATGCCTAAGAAGCCAGAGCTGAATTTAGAAATTATCAAAAAAACTAACGAAATCGCTATCGCTTAG
- a CDS encoding Spi family protease inhibitor yields MRKTIYGIFSLFLLISCTNQTGPELRTKSDEVQSVIMDEYFIPQSKAKQIADNFFPDGELVLVGAETAEALRSSTTKDLPAYYIFNNSSNGFVIVSGTETAYPILAYSQEGSIDINNLPDGLRYLLNQYSGDINIARKGGVQPSEKIKRLRSYLNLT; encoded by the coding sequence ATGAGAAAAACCATTTATGGTATCTTCAGTTTGTTCTTGCTCATATCCTGTACTAACCAAACAGGTCCAGAGCTGAGAACAAAGAGTGATGAAGTACAGTCTGTTATTATGGATGAGTATTTTATCCCTCAGTCAAAAGCGAAACAGATCGCTGATAACTTTTTCCCTGACGGAGAATTAGTTTTGGTCGGGGCCGAAACAGCTGAGGCACTTAGATCTTCTACAACTAAGGATCTTCCAGCTTATTACATTTTTAATAACTCTAGTAACGGTTTTGTGATTGTTTCTGGGACTGAAACAGCCTATCCAATTCTTGCATATTCTCAAGAGGGTAGTATAGATATTAATAATTTGCCAGATGGACTTAGATATTTGCTAAACCAATATTCTGGAGATATTAATATTGCAAGAAAAGGTGGAGTACAACCTAGCGAAAAGATAAAGAGACTAAGATCTTATCTTAATCTCACGTGA
- a CDS encoding S41 family peptidase: MKKIRPIALLLCLILLPALTSAQSDTNGKSQLDVRRAVDIFRTVLIGANNYYVDTIDVQKVTQVGINAMLAQLDPYTEYMPEVERDNFTFMTTGQYGGIGAYIQLVDSIVYVQDPMPGSPAERAGLKMGDAFLEINGESVVPGTPATVSGKLKGPIGTTVKVKLKKLGIEEPVEVTITRDNVKVDQVVHSAIYRDSIGFIRLSSFTDKSYDNVKDAFDNLNKTGKLKRLILDLRSNTGGVMDQAIDIIGMFVPKGTKVLYTEGRMPETSKEYFTESDPIALNMPLAVLINGSSASASEIVAGALQDLDRAVLIGSKSFGKGLVQTTLPAPNDGILKVTISRYFIPSGRCIQQLDYSHRNPDGSVAAVPDSLTKVFYTANGRPVRDGGGIRPDIEVKDESLSLLVFQLMNQGEIFQFTNQLYIERPNINNVGDVKITDEDYERFIAYLEEKKFKPSEMSLRALDQLKELAEFEGFEEQSKEAFEALRATLTPNLRKDLAASKEQTKNMMRGLLAQHYFGAKGQYQVTLEKDPTANLALDLLQDDQKLIEILSKKE, encoded by the coding sequence ATGAAAAAAATTAGACCTATCGCTTTGCTGCTTTGTCTTATACTATTGCCAGCACTGACCTCAGCACAAAGTGACACGAATGGAAAGAGTCAATTGGATGTAAGACGAGCGGTGGATATATTCCGCACCGTGCTTATTGGAGCCAACAACTATTATGTTGATACCATCGATGTACAGAAAGTCACACAAGTAGGCATCAATGCAATGCTAGCTCAGTTAGACCCATATACTGAATACATGCCTGAAGTGGAGCGAGACAACTTTACGTTTATGACCACTGGACAATACGGAGGTATCGGAGCCTATATCCAATTAGTTGATAGCATAGTGTACGTGCAAGATCCTATGCCAGGATCTCCAGCCGAGCGTGCGGGACTTAAAATGGGCGACGCATTCTTAGAGATAAATGGTGAAAGTGTAGTTCCAGGGACCCCTGCTACGGTAAGTGGCAAACTGAAAGGCCCTATCGGAACAACCGTCAAGGTAAAGCTTAAAAAGCTTGGCATAGAGGAGCCGGTAGAAGTAACCATCACTCGTGACAACGTTAAGGTGGACCAGGTAGTTCATAGTGCTATTTATCGAGATAGCATTGGATTTATCAGGCTATCCTCTTTTACTGACAAAAGCTATGACAATGTCAAAGACGCATTTGACAACCTGAATAAAACAGGGAAACTCAAACGTCTTATACTAGACCTCCGTAGTAATACTGGAGGTGTTATGGATCAGGCAATCGACATTATCGGCATGTTCGTACCCAAAGGTACGAAAGTCCTCTACACTGAAGGGCGTATGCCAGAGACCTCCAAAGAATATTTCACAGAATCAGATCCAATCGCTCTTAATATGCCTCTTGCTGTTCTAATCAATGGCTCATCGGCGTCAGCCAGTGAGATCGTAGCAGGAGCTCTTCAAGACTTAGATAGGGCTGTACTCATCGGCAGTAAGAGTTTTGGTAAAGGTTTGGTCCAGACCACACTTCCAGCACCGAACGATGGGATACTTAAGGTGACCATTTCTCGGTACTTTATCCCAAGTGGTAGATGTATCCAGCAGCTCGATTACTCCCACAGAAATCCAGATGGTTCAGTAGCGGCTGTGCCTGATAGTCTCACAAAAGTATTCTATACAGCTAATGGTAGACCCGTTAGGGATGGCGGTGGAATTCGCCCTGATATTGAAGTAAAGGACGAGAGCCTATCTCTACTGGTATTCCAGCTAATGAACCAGGGAGAGATATTCCAATTTACTAACCAGCTATACATTGAGCGTCCAAACATTAATAACGTCGGTGACGTTAAGATCACAGACGAAGACTACGAACGATTTATTGCTTACCTAGAGGAGAAGAAATTCAAACCCTCAGAGATGAGTCTTCGTGCTCTAGACCAGCTAAAGGAGCTGGCGGAGTTTGAAGGATTTGAAGAACAGAGTAAAGAAGCTTTTGAAGCGTTACGAGCGACTCTGACCCCTAATCTCAGAAAAGATCTTGCTGCTAGCAAAGAACAAACCAAGAACATGATGCGTGGGCTCCTCGCTCAGCACTACTTTGGAGCTAAAGGGCAGTACCAAGTCACTCTAGAAAAAGATCCTACGGCTAATCTAGCATTGGACCTTCTACAAGATGATCAGAAGCTAATAGAAATTCTTTCAAAAAAAGAATAA
- a CDS encoding translation initiation factor, with protein MSKKRAGGLIYSTNSDYIDSINQSDDDIITPPPAQQRLKVRMERKGRGGKMVTLINGFEGKDEDLTDLGKRLKVSCGVGGSVKDGEIIIQGNLVDRVKDLLRGWGYKV; from the coding sequence ATGTCAAAGAAAAGAGCTGGGGGCTTAATATACTCCACTAATAGCGACTACATTGATAGCATCAACCAATCGGATGACGACATCATCACACCTCCTCCTGCACAACAACGCTTGAAAGTAAGGATGGAACGTAAGGGACGCGGTGGGAAGATGGTGACTCTTATCAATGGGTTCGAAGGAAAAGACGAAGACCTTACGGACCTAGGCAAGAGGCTTAAAGTCTCTTGTGGGGTGGGTGGCTCCGTAAAAGATGGAGAAATAATCATTCAGGGTAACTTAGTAGATAGAGTCAAAGACCTGCTTAGAGGATGGGGCTATAAGGTATGA
- a CDS encoding UvrD-helicase domain-containing protein — translation MTVKGTAKNLIIYKASAGSGKTFTLVKEYIALLLGVGEKYREPERFRHILIVTFTNKATAELRERILDELYKMSIGEDSSMLQQIIEEQRHDTPTLDYQSLKSRYQDGATELLKEILGDYTSFRVQTIDSFFQEVVKSFVFELSSAKAGAEIELSNTEAINTSLEKLLRELDKEDPIFKWVQTLYDEALKEGNRFNVQQSAASVAEKLLYSEYEQIITESDEYTPENIARQKVALKSIITAAEEEIGEVLEKIRNLLDNDIQLAEDSYYTFLKKFFTNEVSDFIKDCIDSGYIFHKTVQSKVEKGEDFDLYKKNPACPESKDKLEKVKPELIPLLKFFIDVVNKHTSKHTTANILIKHLDLIPIMRALKSKLEDYQNDNNILLISEVNDLMKEIIAGSSVPFIYEKVGGKISNYMIDEFQDTNHTQWENFRPLLEESLDSGEGNKDSYLVGDVKQSIYRWRGADSSILNSKVGEDFNHRVEERLLGTNWRSDGNIINFNNTFFNNIYDFESHTSIKSAMDSGTQKKVATVYNEGVEQKVGKNESTDQGYVSVVLAEKEKKGEQEELVKGITIKQAERLKSYIDECIDSGYEPRDIAFLVRDNKEAVTIAAMLESFSVEALDGTSPDSHPETYKFLSNEALLINHSTIVQIIVATIRHQVLKGAYSTDVILEVMLKRFFYNEHTPVDVQSIKDTLLHLPAEQYSILEFSLQIVTQLGDIPNEEKIYLNAFLDLVTEFMEKRTPTYVQFCIWWDNIKDKKYIEMGDADLNAIQILTIHKSKGLEFPIVILPFADWKISKNSGYGITICSREDIKGFELPGEIPLFSHYIVPDTTSQTHLNSNLGGLYKRIYEENYMDNLNLLYVAFTRAVNRLYVVCNKVSSKEPFNLVSDIIHNRINIEGAGIPKVYGEKSDKASKPTMAQVPPITLQRSFVPNSLLNTESGVRDSKKYSDEYTEKGIMLHDVMSRSLDTKDIEKALKRLVLQHDISEDEYLGLLNIAQESIKDNPTIQDWFMLEDEKQKMHPTLCHRTILNEAMLYNKMERKTLRPDRVILDQYEDNKKEATIIDYKFGQKDSRYHRQVLRYMKHFQNSGFQTRGYLWYNLTEVEEIK, via the coding sequence ATGACCGTGAAAGGCACCGCAAAGAATCTAATCATATATAAGGCCTCTGCTGGGAGTGGTAAGACATTCACCCTTGTGAAGGAGTATATAGCTCTGCTATTAGGTGTGGGTGAAAAGTATCGCGAGCCGGAGAGGTTCCGACACATACTGATCGTCACCTTCACCAACAAAGCTACAGCAGAGCTACGTGAGCGTATTCTAGACGAGCTCTATAAAATGAGTATCGGGGAAGATAGTTCTATGCTCCAACAAATCATAGAGGAGCAACGCCATGATACCCCCACCCTAGACTACCAATCTCTTAAGTCTCGCTATCAAGACGGGGCTACTGAGTTGCTAAAAGAAATTTTAGGAGATTATACTTCTTTCAGAGTACAGACCATAGACTCCTTTTTTCAGGAGGTAGTAAAGAGCTTTGTATTTGAATTAAGCAGTGCTAAAGCAGGTGCCGAGATAGAACTAAGTAATACTGAAGCCATCAACACGTCTCTAGAGAAGCTTCTTCGGGAGCTGGACAAAGAAGATCCGATCTTCAAATGGGTACAAACCTTATACGATGAGGCTCTTAAGGAAGGTAATAGGTTCAATGTCCAGCAAAGTGCAGCTAGTGTAGCAGAGAAGCTACTATATTCTGAGTATGAACAAATCATCACAGAGAGTGATGAGTACACTCCAGAGAATATTGCAAGACAGAAAGTAGCCCTTAAAAGTATTATTACAGCGGCTGAAGAAGAAATTGGCGAAGTTTTGGAGAAGATTAGAAATCTCTTAGACAATGATATCCAACTAGCCGAAGATTCATATTATACTTTTCTGAAAAAGTTTTTCACTAATGAAGTCTCTGACTTCATTAAGGATTGTATTGATAGTGGCTATATTTTCCACAAAACGGTCCAATCTAAGGTGGAAAAAGGAGAGGATTTTGATCTATACAAAAAAAATCCTGCTTGCCCCGAGTCAAAAGATAAACTAGAGAAGGTCAAGCCAGAATTAATCCCTCTCCTCAAATTCTTTATAGATGTTGTTAATAAACATACAAGTAAGCATACCACCGCTAACATTCTTATCAAGCACCTCGACCTCATTCCTATCATGAGGGCACTAAAGAGTAAGCTAGAAGATTATCAAAATGATAATAACATACTACTAATCAGCGAGGTTAACGACTTGATGAAAGAGATCATTGCGGGCTCCAGTGTTCCTTTCATCTATGAAAAGGTTGGTGGGAAGATTAGTAACTATATGATTGATGAATTCCAAGACACCAATCATACACAGTGGGAAAACTTTCGTCCACTCCTAGAGGAATCCTTAGACAGTGGAGAAGGAAATAAGGATAGCTACCTCGTGGGGGATGTTAAGCAAAGCATCTACAGATGGCGTGGTGCAGATAGTTCCATCCTAAATAGTAAAGTGGGAGAGGATTTCAATCACAGAGTTGAAGAAAGATTATTAGGAACCAACTGGCGTAGCGATGGGAACATTATCAATTTCAATAACACTTTCTTCAATAACATCTACGACTTCGAATCTCATACAAGCATTAAAAGTGCTATGGATTCAGGAACACAAAAGAAAGTAGCTACTGTTTATAACGAGGGAGTAGAACAGAAAGTAGGTAAAAATGAGAGTACAGACCAAGGATATGTCAGTGTAGTACTTGCGGAGAAGGAGAAAAAAGGAGAACAAGAAGAGCTGGTTAAAGGAATAACCATCAAGCAAGCTGAGCGACTAAAGAGCTATATTGACGAGTGTATAGATAGTGGATACGAGCCCCGAGATATCGCCTTCCTTGTTAGAGATAATAAGGAGGCTGTAACGATTGCGGCGATGCTTGAGTCATTCTCAGTGGAGGCTTTAGATGGGACTTCACCTGACTCTCATCCAGAGACATATAAGTTTCTATCAAACGAAGCCCTCCTCATAAACCACTCGACGATTGTCCAAATCATCGTGGCGACGATACGTCACCAGGTACTGAAGGGAGCATACTCCACAGACGTCATTCTGGAGGTAATGCTGAAGAGGTTCTTTTACAATGAGCATACCCCTGTAGATGTACAGAGTATCAAAGATACCCTACTCCACTTACCTGCAGAGCAATACTCTATCCTAGAATTTTCTCTCCAAATCGTCACACAGCTAGGCGACATTCCGAATGAGGAAAAGATATATCTCAATGCCTTCCTAGATCTTGTGACAGAATTTATGGAGAAGAGGACCCCGACATACGTCCAATTCTGCATTTGGTGGGACAATATTAAGGATAAAAAGTATATAGAGATGGGGGATGCCGATCTGAATGCTATTCAGATTCTAACTATCCATAAGTCCAAAGGCCTTGAATTTCCGATTGTCATACTACCTTTTGCCGATTGGAAAATCAGTAAAAACTCAGGTTATGGCATCACGATCTGTAGCCGAGAAGACATTAAAGGCTTTGAATTACCTGGCGAGATTCCACTCTTCTCTCACTATATCGTCCCCGACACCACATCTCAAACTCACCTGAACTCCAATTTGGGCGGGCTGTATAAGCGTATTTATGAGGAAAATTATATGGATAATCTTAACCTCCTATACGTAGCATTTACTCGTGCTGTCAATCGATTATACGTTGTTTGCAATAAGGTTAGTTCTAAGGAACCATTTAATCTTGTTAGCGACATCATCCATAATAGGATAAATATAGAAGGGGCGGGCATTCCTAAAGTATATGGTGAAAAGAGTGACAAAGCATCTAAGCCAACAATGGCTCAAGTACCACCCATCACATTACAAAGATCCTTCGTTCCCAACTCCTTACTCAACACAGAGTCTGGGGTACGTGATTCAAAAAAGTATTCCGATGAATACACTGAAAAAGGGATTATGCTTCACGACGTCATGTCACGGTCTCTAGATACGAAAGACATCGAAAAAGCATTGAAAAGGCTAGTACTACAGCACGACATCAGTGAGGATGAGTACCTGGGACTACTAAATATAGCTCAAGAGAGTATTAAGGATAATCCAACTATACAAGATTGGTTTATGCTGGAGGATGAAAAACAAAAGATGCACCCCACCCTATGTCATCGTACCATCCTCAATGAAGCCATGCTATACAACAAAATGGAACGCAAAACACTCCGTCCCGATAGAGTTATCCTAGACCAATATGAGGATAACAAAAAGGAAGCCACTATAATTGATTATAAGTTCGGACAAAAAGACTCTAGATACCATCGACAAGTACTACGTTACATGAAGCACTTTCAGAACAGTGGATTTCAGACACGAGGGTATCTCTGGTACAATTTAACTGAGGTAGAGGAAATAAAATGA
- the rlmN gene encoding 23S rRNA (adenine(2503)-C(2))-methyltransferase RlmN has protein sequence MMKEALLGKTLDELQELVSRMAEPRFRGRQIAEWLYQKGATSFDDMTNLPKVLREKLNTFYSIGRSKPVTTQTSIDGTEKYLFQTMDDPEALFETVYIPDGNRATICVSSQVGCKMDCYFCATGKMGFHANLTSGDIINQVLSIPHSESLSNLVFMGMGEPLDNYEAVAKTIEILTADYGLGWSPKRITVSTIGVRSGLKRLLKETNVHLAISLHNPFGEERQKLMPVEKAYPISKVIETLADYDFSGQRRLSFEYIIFGGMNDTQNHADKLIQLLHPLDCRVNLIRYHAIPNVQLNSSFESQIIWFENYLNRNGLRCTIRRSRGEDISAACGMLAVKNR, from the coding sequence ATGATGAAAGAAGCACTACTAGGAAAAACCCTAGATGAATTACAGGAGCTAGTATCTAGAATGGCTGAGCCTCGGTTCAGAGGACGTCAAATAGCAGAATGGCTCTATCAGAAGGGAGCGACATCATTCGATGACATGACGAACCTCCCCAAGGTCCTACGCGAGAAACTAAATACGTTTTACTCCATAGGTAGGAGCAAGCCCGTCACCACTCAGACATCTATTGATGGCACTGAGAAGTACCTTTTTCAGACCATGGATGATCCAGAGGCACTCTTTGAGACCGTCTATATTCCTGATGGTAACAGAGCTACCATCTGCGTGAGTAGTCAGGTAGGATGTAAGATGGATTGCTACTTCTGTGCGACTGGCAAGATGGGATTTCATGCAAATCTCACCTCTGGCGATATTATCAATCAAGTCCTATCCATCCCCCACTCCGAAAGTCTATCCAACTTAGTATTTATGGGTATGGGAGAGCCACTTGATAACTACGAAGCAGTAGCCAAAACCATTGAAATCCTCACTGCCGATTATGGATTGGGATGGAGTCCAAAACGGATTACTGTCAGTACTATTGGGGTTCGTTCGGGGCTGAAAAGATTACTAAAAGAGACTAACGTACACCTAGCCATCAGCCTTCATAATCCATTTGGTGAGGAGCGACAGAAATTGATGCCGGTGGAAAAGGCATACCCTATCTCTAAAGTGATAGAAACTTTAGCAGACTACGACTTTTCAGGTCAGAGGAGACTGAGTTTTGAGTACATTATCTTTGGTGGGATGAATGACACTCAGAACCATGCAGATAAGCTGATCCAACTTTTACACCCACTGGATTGCAGGGTCAATCTCATTAGATACCATGCCATTCCGAATGTTCAGCTCAACTCTTCATTTGAGAGCCAAATCATTTGGTTTGAAAACTACCTCAATCGAAACGGTCTTCGCTGTACCATTCGTCGATCAAGAGGAGAAGATATCTCGGCTGCCTGCGGAATGCTAGCGGTCAAAAATCGATGA